One region of Phragmites australis chromosome 18, lpPhrAust1.1, whole genome shotgun sequence genomic DNA includes:
- the LOC133898582 gene encoding mitochondrial import inner membrane translocase subunit TIM17-3-like, translated as MYGKIDRFIDFVGDGFLLGAAGGSTFHFIRGLRSSPNGGRLAGGAQAVRANGPRVAGLLGAYSAVFCSFETAISLARRREDPWNSIAAGAASTGLLNMRRGASAAALSALLGTTVVVVALGLDWTVSEWHSRLISHRETRKYLVAIAQAHQHSTTPGVSACGSIEYK; from the coding sequence ATGTATGGTAAGATCGATCGCTTCATCGACTTCGTGGGCGATGGCTTTTTGCTTGGCGCAGCGGGCGGTTCCACCTTCCACTTCATCAGGGGCCTCCGCAGCTCGCCGAACGGCGGCCGCCTCGCCGGCGGTGCCCAGGCCGTCCGCGCGAACGGGCCTCGCGTCGCCGGTTTGTTGGGCGCCTATTCCGCCGTATTCTGCTCCTTCGAGACCGCCATATCCCTAGCGCGCCGGAGGGAGGACCCCTGGAACTCCATCGCCGCTGGCGCCGCCTCAACGGGCTTACTCAATATGCGCCGGGGCGCCTCCGCCGCTGCGCTCTCCGCGCTCCTCGGCACGACAGTCGTTGTGGTAGCCTTGGGCCTCGATTGGACCGTTTCAGAGTGGCACAGCCGCCTCATCTCCCACCGTGAAACCCGGAAGTATCTCGTAGCCATCGCCCAGGCCCATCAACACTCGACGACTCCTGGGGTTTCCGCATGTGGCTCCATCGAGtacaagtga
- the LOC133898581 gene encoding uncharacterized protein LOC133898581, whose product MEGIGAATAPPQAPPPTRRAAAAATLRGLLALAADAVVYCFLVGLWLCNVTSAAFIAARRACGEDSPAAAIAKQLFVVALVATGLLFYFAAPLLLWRSGNGGRKTEAREEIGGGGDAKRPVAQGRRSENTGTRGRQDGVGPITAHVLIFLIMVMVLGMLMQVLAPEKESCEGRVGSMLVDVGSFLYSLMFCFIVSPNFLIQPRASRAKVKC is encoded by the exons ATGGAGGGCATCGGGGCTGCAACGGCTCCTCcccaggcgccgccgccgacgaggagggccgcggcggcggccactCTGCGCGGTCTCCTCGCGCTGGCCGCCGACGCCGTCGTCTACTGCTTCCTCGTCGGGCTGTGGCTGTGCAACGTCACCAGCGCCGCCTTCATCGCCGCACGCCGGGCCTGCGGGGAGGActcgcccgccgccgccatcgcgaAGCAGCTCTTCGTGGTGGCCCTCGTTGCCACGGGGCTGCTCTTCTACTTCGCCGCCCCGCTGCTGCTCTGGCGCAGTGGGAACGGGGGCCGCAAGACCGAGGCCCGTGAGGAG ATTGGTGGGGGTGGAGACGCCAAGAGGCCCGTGGCGCAGGGGCGTCGTTCTGAGAACACTGGAACACGCGGCCGTCAGGATGGAGTTGGTCCCATCACCGCGCACGTCCTCATTTTCTTGATCATGGTCATGGTCTTGGGTATGCTGATGCAAGTGCTTGCGCCGGAAAAAGAATCCTGTGAAGGGAGGGTTGGTTCCATGCTTGTTGATGTCGGAAGCTTCCTTTACTCTCTTATGTTCTGCTTCATTGTTTCCCCGAACTTTCTGATCCAGCCAAGGGCTAGCCGTGCCAAAGTGAAGTGCTGA